CCCGCTATGTGGTGGAATCCGGTCATACGAAAAAAACCGAATTCATCACCCGGAGTCTGCGCGGCCCGCACACCCAGACGGTAAGCCTGGATGAAGGCAGGTTCGTGGATGTGACTACCTCCATGGGCAGCCCGATTCTGCATCGGCGCCTCATACCCATGATCGGCGATGAAGCCGAAAAAGTGGTGAACGAGATGCTGCCGGTGGACGGTCACGAGTACCGGGTCACCCTGGTGAATGTGGGCAACCCTCACTGTGTGGTGTTTGTGGACGATGTGGACAAGGTGAACCTTGCCGTCCTCGGGCCGAAATTTGAGCATCACCCGCTTTTCCCCAACCGTATCAACACCGAATTCGTCCAGGTGCTCGACAGGAACAATCTCCGGATGCGGGTTTGGGAGCGCGGCTGCGGCGAGACGTTTGCCTGCGGAACCGGGGCAACCGCCTCGGTAGTCGCTGCGATTCTCAACCACATGACCTTCGATACGGTCATGATGCACCTGGCATACGGCGACCTTATAATAGAATGGAGGGATCATAAAGAACTGTACATGACCGGCGGCGCGCAGACGGTTTTTACCGGGGAATACCGTACTTGATGCATCCAAATGCTCTTTCAGAAGTTTAATATCGAAGAAATGTTGTTGCTGTTTGAGTTATCATGAATAAAAAAGTGCCGGTGAGCAGGTTTCGGCATATCCGGCGCCCCATAAACCCATGAGAAAGGTACAAAAATGGAAGACGACGTAAAAAAAGCCCTGGAAAAGGTACGGCCCGCGCTTCAGGCTGACGGCGGCGATGTTGAATTTGTCAGCATGGAAGACGGCGTGGTCAAGGTTCGGTTGAAAGGCGCATGCGGCGGATGCCCCATGGCCACCATGACCCTGAAGCATGGCATCGAAGTCGCCCTTAAAAATGAAGTACCCGGCGTCAAGAGTGTCGAATCGGTCAGGTGAAGTTTCATGACCGCTTCGAGAAAAAGAGAGAAGAAGTGCTTAACGAGAATTGGGAAGCTGAAATCGCCGCATTTGACGCCGAATGCCGCGCCCGTGATGATGAATTCAATAAGACCCATATGGTCGTGAAAGACCCCGCCAGCTCCGATCTGACAGCGGAAGAGCAGGAAGTGTTCAATTTAGTTCTCAAAGGCGAATCCTGCTCGGAAATCGCTGAAAAATACGAGGTGGAGGTGGAATTGATCACCGGCCTCTTGGAAATCATCCGCGCCAAATTATCACTCACGGACACCTGATACCTTTTTTAAATAAAAAGGGACTTGCCATTAAAAAGAAGCTGCTCCTTGTATTACCGAGAAATGAACGGGGATTCTGGGGAAAAGTTTTTAAAGGGAAAACCGGATTAGTACGGCTGAGCCTGCCTACTCTGGCTGCTCTCACACCACTGGATTGGGAGGTGGAAATTCATGACGCCCGTGCAGGCCCGGTTGATTACAGCCGTCCCTGCGATCTCGTGGGAATTACCGCATTCAC
The genomic region above belongs to Candidatus Latescibacter sp. and contains:
- a CDS encoding NifU family protein gives rise to the protein MEDDVKKALEKVRPALQADGGDVEFVSMEDGVVKVRLKGACGGCPMATMTLKHGIEVALKNEVPGVKSVESVR
- the dapF gene encoding diaminopimelate epimerase — protein: MKFTKMQALGNDFIIIDLFREILLNPLEIAPKMCDRHFGVGADGLILVGPAEDADFSMRIINSDGSEAEMCGNGIRCLARYVVESGHTKKTEFITRSLRGPHTQTVSLDEGRFVDVTTSMGSPILHRRLIPMIGDEAEKVVNEMLPVDGHEYRVTLVNVGNPHCVVFVDDVDKVNLAVLGPKFEHHPLFPNRINTEFVQVLDRNNLRMRVWERGCGETFACGTGATASVVAAILNHMTFDTVMMHLAYGDLIIEWRDHKELYMTGGAQTVFTGEYRT